A genomic region of Candidozyma auris chromosome 5, complete sequence contains the following coding sequences:
- the PRC3 gene encoding carboxypeptidase C, translating to MKVSVLLAVCAAAGANALSNPFSRFFNQHQDIIEIGSNRVSEYLHQIFSGNTETGGIAEFGDVAAAWEQLTAEYGIDALERARKTYEAAKDKLTHSNMNNRKSGNAKGFEIEKNEKFPGYALRAKKTNPELLGLDSVKQYTGYLDVEELKKHFFYWFFESRNDPENDPVILWLNGGPGCSSATGLFFELGPSSINATLQPKFNPYSWNSNASVIFLDQPVGVGYSYTEGEEISSTAAAAKDVFIFLELFFQKFPQFIKNKFHIAGESYAGHYIPAFASEIVNNADRSFELSSVLIGNGITDSLVQYKYYRPMMCGEGGYKPVLTTEQCEQMDRDYPLCATLTRACYAVQNAFTCVPAGLYCEQRLFGPYQETGLNPYDIRKKCGDGGDCYEEQAWIDEYLNLEFVKNAIGAETENFVGCDPTVFRNFILSGDGMKPFQQYVAELLEKDIPVLLYAGDKDVICNWLGNHAWSDVLDYSKHDLYEVQPLRPWRTKDRVLAGEVKNYDKFTFVRVYDAGHMVPYDQPENSLDLVNRWISGDYAFKKY from the coding sequence atgaaagTGTCAGTTTTGTTGGCAGTTTGCGCTGCCGCTGGCGCCAATGCCCTCTCAAACCCGTTCTCTCGTTTCTTCAACCAGCACCAAGACATCATTGAAATCGGCTCCAACAGAGTGTCTGAATACCTCCACCAAATATTCTCTGGCAACACGGAAACCGGCGGAATCGCCGAATTCGGAGATGTGGCCGCTGCGTGGGAGCAATTGACCGCAGAATATGGAATTGACGCTTTAGAGAGGGCCAGAAAGACGTACGAAGCAGCTAAAGACAAACTCACGCACAGCAACATGAACAACAGAAAGAGTGGCAATGCCAAAGGCTTTGAAATCGAGAAAAACGAAAAGTTCCCCGGTTACGCATTGAGGGCGAAAAAGACGAATCCAGAGCTCTTGGGGTTGGACTCTGTGAAGCAGTATACTGGGTACTTAGATGTGGAGGAACTCAAGAAACATTTCTTTTACTGGTTCTTTGAGTCGAGGAACGACCCAGAGAACGACCCTGTGATTCTCTGGTTGAACGGTGGACCAGGCTGCTCGTCTGCCACAGGATTGTTTTTCGAGTTGGGACCCTCTTCGATTAATGCtactttgcagccaaaattCAACCCGTACTCGTGGAACAGCAATGCTTCtgtgatcttcttggacCAGCCCGTAGGCGTGGGATATTCTTACACTGAGGGTGAGGAGATCTCTTcgacagcagcagcagcgaaGGACgttttcattttcttggagctcttcttccaaaagtTCCCTCAGtttatcaagaacaaaTTCCACATTGCCGGTGAGTCGTACGCTGGACACTACATCCCTGCATTCGCTTCCGAAATCGTCAACAACGCCGACCGTTCTTTTGAATTGTCCTCGGTGTTGATCGGTAACGGTATCACCGACTCTTTGGTCCAGTATAAGTACTACAGGCCAATGATGTGTGGTGAGGGCGGCTACAAGCCAGTATTGACCACGGAACAGTGTGAACAAATGGACAGAGATTATCCCTTGTGTGCTACTTTGACTAGAGCTTGCTATGCTGTCCAGAACGCTTTCACATGTGTTCCTGCTGGCCTCTACTGTGAGCAGAGACTTTTTGGGCCATACCAAGAGACAGGATTGAACCCATACGACATTCGTAAGAAGTGTGGCGACGGTGGCGACTGTTACGAAGAACAGGCTTGGATTGATGAATACTTGAACCTTGAATTTGTGAAAAATGCCATTGGCGCAGAAACCGAAAACTTTGTAGGCTGCGACCCAACGGTGTTCAGAAATTTCATTTTATCCGGTGACGGAATGAAACCTTTCCAGCAGTACGTTGCTGAGTTGTTGGAAAAGGATATCCCTGTGTTGTTGTATGCTGGCGACAAGGACGTCATCTGCAACTGGTTGGGCAATCACGCTTGGTCTGATGTGTTGGACTACTCCAAGCACGATTTGTACGAGGTCCAGCCTTTGCGCCCATGGCGTACTAAGGATAGGGTGTTGGCTGGCGAAGTCAAGAACTACGACAAGTTCACCTTTGTCCGTGTCTACGACGCTGGTCACATGGTTCCGTACGACCAGCCAGAAAACTCGTTGGATTTAGTCAACAGGTGGATCCTGGGCGACTAcgctttcaagaagtactAG
- the GIM5 gene encoding Gim5p has protein sequence MSQRKIDISQLEPQQLLEIRKSTEQEIQHFTQSLQALQTAQSKLQDCVNTIDNMESSKGEDLLVPMTASLYLPGKIAQKDRYLVDIGTGYFVEKDAQSARKVYQKKLSKLGDDAKKLKEILVQKNEILNNVTLVLRKKVMESQQQQEGQK, from the coding sequence ATGAGCCAGCGCAAGATCGATATTTCTCAGCTCGAGCCCCAGcagcttttggaaatcaGAAAATCCACGGAACAGGAAATCCAGCATTTCACTCAATCGCTCCAGGCTTTGCAGACGGCCCAGTCGAAGCTCCAAGATTGCGTCAACACCATCGACAACATGGAGTCCTCAAAGGGTGAAGACTTGCTTGTGCCAATGACGGCATCTTTGTACTTGCCTGGAAAAATCGCTCAAAAGGATAGGTATTTGGTGGATATTGGAACAGGCTACTTTGTGGAGAAAGATGCTCAGAGCGCCAGGAAGGTGtaccagaagaagcttaGCAAATTGGGGGACGACgcgaagaagttgaaagaGATCTTGGTTCAGAAGAACGAGATTTTAAATAATGTGACGTTagtcttgagaaaga
- the UGA4 gene encoding Uga4p, translating to MIQPVLSREEIIEAVTSDKRYYNNSQNVEMPHIDALHTSGDNDLLLQIGYKPELKRRFNTLQVFGVAFSIMGLLPSIATTLAYGITAGPAGAIWGWLIASCFILVIGIAMSENASCQPTSGGLYYWTNYYAPPKLKSVLSFVIGNTNSLSLTCGFCSIDYGFAQELLSIVVIAKDGNFEVTQAKTYGVFAACVIAHLLVTCSSSKHIASLQATSIMWNVLLIVMFLIAMPIGASRGSFKSAKWVFTHFDNLTNYPMGWNQVSQAWQSAIWTIGAFDSCVHMSEEAKNATTAVPLGIVSSITACGLIGFVILIMTFFCIQTNDLEGHILNTKMGQPMAQIIYDAFETKTGQGKPMAITFMVLITIGQFLMGASILTAISRQLFAFSRDNGLPFSWWIKKVNKELSVPIHAVITGAIAALVIGLLVLIGSTAASALFSLGVAGNLLAYMLPTLLRLIYTDKFTPGPFYLGKVMTQVNGWISVLYIVYAIIMVMFPRDRNPIADTMNYTCVIAPGVWLLSLVYYWVYARKVYHGPTKTAEVDEDETSSSVEQLRENLDAKQLEA from the coding sequence ATGATTCAGCCGGTCCTCTCCAGAGAAGAGATCATCGAAGCAGTCACCTCGGATAAAAGATACTACAACAATTCTCAGAATGTGGAGATGCCACATATCGATGCTTTGCACACTTCTGGCGACaatgatcttcttcttcagatcGGGTACAAGCCTGAGCTTAAGAGACGGTTTAATACGCTCCAAGTGTTTGGCGTTGCCTTCTCTATTATGGGATTGCTCCCTTCCATCGCCACCACCCTTGCTTATGGCATCACAGCTGGCCCTGCTGGTGCCATTTGGGGCTGGTTAATAGCCTCGTGCTTTATTCTTGTGATTGGCATTGCCATGAGTGAAAATGCCTCGTGCCAGCCAACCTCGGGAGGTCTTTATTACTGGACAAATTACTATGCTCCTCCTAAACTCAAGTCGGTGCTTTCGTTCGTCATTGGGAACACAAACTCGCTTTCTTTGACATGTGGGTTTTGCTCGATCGATTATGGCTTTGCCCAGGAGCTCTTGTCCATTGTGGTGATCGCCAAAGACGGTAATTTCGAGGTGACCCAGGCCAAAACGTATGGTGTGTTTGCTGCCTGCGTCATTGCCCACTTACTTGTCACCTGCCTGTCTTCCAAGCATATTGCCTCTTTGCAAGCCACATCGATTATGTGGAATGTGCTTTTGATCGTGATGTTTCTTATTGCCATGCCAATTGGTGCATCGAGAGGTCTGTTCAAGTCGGCCAAGTGGGTTTTCACTCACTTCGATAACCTCACGAACTACCCCATGGGCTGGAACCAGGTCTCTCAGGCATGGCAATCGGCAATCTGGACCATCGGTGCTTTTGACTCGTGTGTCCACATGTCCGAGGAAGCGAAGAACGCCACTACCGCCGTGCCTCTTGGGATTGTGAGCTCCATCACTGCTTGCGGTCTCATAGGGTTTGTGATATTGATAAtgactttcttttgcaTCCAGACAAACGACTTGGAGGGCCACATTCTAAACACAAAAATGGGCCAGCCAATGGCACAAATCATTTATGATGCTTTTGAAACGAAAACTGGCCAGGGAAAGCCTATGGCCATCACATTTATGGTTCTCATTACCATTGGTCAATTTCTCATGGGGGCGTCAATTTTGACGGCTATCTCACGACAACTTTTTGCCTTCTCCAGAGATAACGGCCTTCCTTTCTCATGGTGGATTAAGAAGGTCAACAAAGAATTATCTGTGCCTATTCATGCGGTCATCACTGGTGCTATTGCGGCACTTGTCATTGGTCTTTTGGTGTTGATTGGTAGCACAGCGGCTTCGGCTTTGTTCAGCTTGGGTGTTGCAGGCAACCTTCTTGCTTACATGTTGCCAACATTGTTGCGTTTGATATACACAGACAAGTTCACTCCTGGGCCCTTCTACTTGGGCAAGGTCATGACTCAGGTGAACGGTTGGATCTCTGTGCTTTACATCGTTTATGCTATAATAATGGTGATGTTTCCCAGAGACCGTAATCCCATTGCGGATACCATGAACTATACCTGTGTCATAGCCCCAGGCGTGTGGCTCTTATCTCTAGTGTACTACTGGGTGTACGCCAGAAAAGTGTACCACGGACCCACGAAGACAGCCGaagttgacgaagatgaaacAAGCAGTAGCGTCGAGCAGTTGAGAGAGAACCTCGATGCAAAGCAGCTTGAAGCATGA